The sequence below is a genomic window from Polaribacter vadi.
TCATCATAATCCCCATCAAATTCACTTAAAGCTTCCTCAATATCATCGGTTTCAGCTTCCATAAAATATTCGTGAATTTCTTCTTGTTGATCTTCATCTAATAAATCATCTAAAGCATAATCGATATTTAGTTTGGTTCCAGAAAAAATGATAACTTCCATTTCTTTAATCAACTCATTCATTTCCAAACCTTTGGATTTTGCAATATCATCTAAAGGTAATTTCTTATCTGTATTTTGAATAATTGATAGTTTTAAACCTGAATTTACACCTGTACTTTTTACAATTAAATCATCTGGTCTTAAAATATCGTTTTCATCAACATAATTTGTAATAAGTTGTATAAAATCTTTACCAAATTTTCTTGCTTTCCCTTCTCCTACTCCATGAACAGTCGCTAATTCTGTTAAAGTTATTGGGTATTTTAAAGCCATATCATCTAAAGAAGGATCTTGAAAAACGGCAAATGGAGGTACTCCTTGCTTTATAGCTACTTTTTTACGCAAATTCTTTAAAAGACTAACTAATTTTTCATCAGCAACACCACCAGAAGATTTTGCATTGGTAACAATTGCTTGATCATTTTCTTCATTATAAATATGATCTTCTGTCATTAAAAAAGAAGTAGGATTTTTAATAAAATTTTCTCCTTTTTTTGTTAATTTTATAACTCCATATTGTTCTATTTCTTTTTTGATAAAATTTACGACCAAAACTTGGCGAATTAAAGCCATCCAATATGCAGCATTTTTGTCTTTACCAATTCCAAAATAAGGTAATAAATGTGTTTTGTGAGATGTTAATAAAGCATTTTCTTTACCTATAATTGTATTTACAACCTCTTTAGATTTATACTTTTGTAGTGTATCTCTTACTACTTTTAAAAGTAATACAACATTATCTTTAGCCTCATGCTTTTTCTTTGGATTTCTAGAATTATCATCCATATCAGCTCCAAGTCCATTCACTTCATCAAAATCTTCACCAAAATAATGCAATAAATACTTACGTCTGTTCATGGAAGTTTCTGCATAACCAACAACTTCTTGTAACAATGCATGTCCAATTTCTTGTTCTGCAATAGGTTTGCTAGCCATAAATTTCTCTAACTTTTCAATGTCTTTATAAGCATAAAAAGCTAAACAATAACCTTCTCCATCATCTCTTCCTGCTCTACCCGTTTCTTGATAATAACTTTCTAAACTTTTAGGAATGTCATGATGAATTACAAAACGAACATCTGGCTTGTCAATTCCCATCCCAAAAGCAATGGTTGCTACTACAACATCACAATCTTCCATCAAAAACATATCTTGATGTTTTACACGTGTTTTAGCATCTAAACCTGCATGATAAGGAACAGCTTTTACACCATTTACTTGTAAAACTTGGGCAATTTCTTCTACTTTTTTACGACTTAAACAGTAAATAATTCCAGATTTTCCTTCTCGTTGTTTTACAAAACGAATAATATCTTTTTGAACATCTTCTGTTTTTGGTCTTATCTCATAAAATAAATTAGCTCTATTAAAAGAAGCTTTAAACCTGTTTGCATCTGTAATTCCTAAAGTTTTTAGAATATCTTCTTGCACTTTTTCTGTTGCAGTTGCAGTTAAACATATAATAGGCACATTATCTATTGCTTTAATAATATGTTTTAAATTTCTATATTCTGGTCTAAAATCATGCCCCCATTCAGAAATACAATGTGCTTCATCAATAGCCACAAAAGAAATTTTTTGGGTTCTTAAAAAAGAAACATATTCTTCTTTAATTAAAGATTCTGGAGCAACATAGAGCAATTTTGTGATACCACTTGCAATATCTTCCTTTACTTGAGCAACATCCGTTTTATTTAAAGAAGAGTTTAAAACATGTGCAACTCCATGATGTTCAGAGATACCTCTAATGGCATCTACTTGATTTTTCATCAATGCAATTAATGGAGAAACCACAATTGCTGTTCCTTCTGCCATTAAAGCTGGTAATTGATAACATAAAGATTTGCCTCCACCTGTTGGCATTATTACAAAAGTATTATTATTGTTAACAATACTTCTTATGACTTCTTCTTGCAGTCCTTTGAATTTATTAAAACCAAAAAACTTTTTAAGAGGACTATGTAAATCCATTCAATATAAATTTTGTTGAAAATTAAAAGATAACCTTTAATTATATTATTTGTGCAAACTTATTTTTATAGTAAATTTGTCTTATAAACATATCTAAAGATATAACTTTTTTTTATTCTGATAAAATACTAAAGACTTGAAAAATCAATCTTCAATTATTACAAACGCAAAAAAAACAATTTTAGCAGAAAGTAATGCTATTGCTAATTTAGCAAATTTTATTAATATAGATTTTGAAAATGCTGTAAAATATATTTATAATTTTAAAGGAAGAGTTATTGTTACAGGAATTGGTAAAAGTGCCAATATTGCTACTAAAATTGTGGCAACTTTTAATTCTACAGGAACTCCAGCTATTTTTATGCATGCAGCAGATGCCATTCATGGAGATTTAGGAAATGTGTTAGAAGATGATGTTGTAATTTGTATCTCTAAAAGTGGCAATACTCCAGAAATAAAAGTATTAGTTCCGTTGATAAAAAATTACGGAAATAAAATTATTGCAATTACAGGAAATATAGATTCTTTTTTAGGTAAGAATGCAGATTTTACCTTAAATACTTATGTTGAAAAAGAAGCTTGTCCTAATAATTTAGCACCTACTACAAGTACAACTGCGCAATTAGTTATGGGAGATGCTTTGGCAGTTTGTTTATTAGAACTTAAAGGATTTACAAGTAAAGATTTTGCAAAATATCATCCAGGAGGAGCTTTAGGAAAACGTTTATACTTAAGAGTTTCAGATTTAATTGAAAAAAATGATCTTCCTCAAGTTTCTGAAAATGATACAATTGCTAAGGTAATTGTAGAAATTTCAGAAAAACGTTTAGGAGTTACTGCTGTTGTAAAAGACAAAAAAGTTATTGGTATTATTACTGATGGTGATATTAGACGAATGTTAAGTAAAACTACAAAAATAGACGATTTTGTAGCCAAAGACATTATGGGTAAAAACCCAAAAACAATTCATAAAGACGCAATGGCTGTTGAAGCATTAGATACTATGGAAAATAATTCCATTACTCAAATTTTAGCTGTAGATGATGCCAATAATTATGTAGGAGTTGTACATTTACACGATTTAATTAAAGAAGGTATTTTTTAATGGCTAAACAACAAAAAGAAATGTCTTTTTTAGGGCATTTAGAAGAATTAAGATGGCATTTAGTAAGAAGTGCAGGAGCAGTTTTTATTTTTGCTGTTGTATTTTTTATTTTTGCAGAAGAAGTGTATAATCATTTTTTATTAGCACACTTAAAACCAGATTTTATTACCTATCAAATATTTTGTGAGTTTTTCAATTTATTTGGCATGGATAGTGATTTTTGTGTTGTTAATTTTAATGAAAAAAAATTACAGAGTATTAAAGTTACATCGCAATTAATGAATTCTATTTGGTCTTCATTCATATTAGGAATTGTGGTTGCTTTTCCTTATTTGCTTTGGGAACTTTGGCGTTTTATTGCTCCAGGTTTAACCGAAAAAGAAGTATCAAAATCTAGAGGTTTTATTTTTATTGCATCTTTATTATTCTTTATTGGAGTTTTATTTAGTTTTTATGTTATTGCACCAATATCTATTAATTTTTTATACAATTACCAAATTACAGATGCTATTGAAAACAGCTTTACACTAGAATCTCATATAAGCCTTGTAACCAATATGTTACTAGGGGTTTCAGTTTTATTTGAATTGCCTGTTTTAATTTATTTTTTAACTAAAATAGGTTTAATAACACCCGAATTTTTAAAGAAATATAGAAAACATTCTTTGGTTGTAGTTTTAGTGTTAGCTGCAGTTATTACGCCTCCTGATGTTGCAAGTCAAATTGTGGTAGCAATTCCTATTCTTATTTTATATGAAATAAGTATAAAAGTATCTCAAAGAGTTATCAAAAATCAAGAAAAAAATGCCAACAAACGTTAAAGAATTTAATGAGTATCGTGCTAAAATGAATGAAAAAATTTTAGCTTCAGATAATAAAGTTATCAAAAGAATATATAATTTAGATACCAATACATTTAAAGCTGGTCATCTTCCAGAAAAAACCAAAGAACTTTTAGGTTTAGTCGCTTCTGCAGTTTTAAGATGTGATGATTGTATTGCCTATCATTTAGAAACTGCATTTAAAAATGGGGTTACTAAAGAAGAAATGATGGAAACAATGTCCATAGCAACTTTGGTTGGAGGTACCATTGTAATTCCACATTTAAGAAGAGCTGTAGAGTTTTGGGAACTTCTTGAAAATGAGTAATCAATTTTAAGTTGCAGTTTTCAGTAAAAATGATAATGTTTAAGAATCTATTAAGATTTAATTGTTGAGTTCTTTTTACATTTACACAAATCAACAGGTAAACAATTACACATCCACAAAAACATGATTTTAAGAGCAGAGAATATCGAGAAAATTTACGGTTCAAGAAAAGTAGTTCAAGGTATTTCTTTAGAAGTTCAGCAAGGAGAAATTATTGGACTTTTAGGACCAAATGGCGCTGGAAAAACAACTTCTTTTTATATGATTGTTGGAATGGTAAAACCTAATCATGGTAAAATTTTCTTGAATGATATAGAAATTACCAATGATGCCATGTATAAACGTGCTCAAAAAGGAATTGGTTATTTAGCACAAGAAGCTTCTGTTTTTAGAAAATTATCTGTGGAAGATAATATTATGTCTGTGTTACAATTTACTGGTTTATCCAAAAAAGAGCAAAAAATTAAATTAGAATCGTTGATTGAAGAGTTTAATATTGGGCATGTTCGTAAAAACAGAGGAGATTTATTATCTGGAGGAGAAAGAAGAAGAACAGAAATTGCACGTTGTTTAGCTTCTGACCCAAATTTTATTTTATTAGATGAGCCTTTTGCAGGTGTAGACCCAATTGCTGTAGAAGATATACAAAGTATTGTTGCACAGTTAAAAAACAAAAATATTGGTATTTTAATTACAGATCATGATGTGCAAGCAACGCTGGCAATTACAGATAAAACTTATTTAATGTATAATGGAAGTATCTTAAAAGAAGGAACTCCAGAAGAATTAGCTGCAGATGAAATGGTGCGTAAAGTATATTTAGGAAAGGATTTTGAATTGAAAAAAAGGAAATTTTTTTAGTAAAAACAACCAATATGCCAAAGTATTCCTGAAGGATCGTGTAAAAAGAATTCTCTTCCCCAGTCATTATCTACAATTTCAGATAATCTCACCTTTTTATATTTTTGAGTAAGATTTTTATTTTTTATTTCTGATAAGTAACTTTCAATATCTTC
It includes:
- a CDS encoding ATP-dependent DNA helicase RecQ, yielding MDLHSPLKKFFGFNKFKGLQEEVIRSIVNNNNTFVIMPTGGGKSLCYQLPALMAEGTAIVVSPLIALMKNQVDAIRGISEHHGVAHVLNSSLNKTDVAQVKEDIASGITKLLYVAPESLIKEEYVSFLRTQKISFVAIDEAHCISEWGHDFRPEYRNLKHIIKAIDNVPIICLTATATEKVQEDILKTLGITDANRFKASFNRANLFYEIRPKTEDVQKDIIRFVKQREGKSGIIYCLSRKKVEEIAQVLQVNGVKAVPYHAGLDAKTRVKHQDMFLMEDCDVVVATIAFGMGIDKPDVRFVIHHDIPKSLESYYQETGRAGRDDGEGYCLAFYAYKDIEKLEKFMASKPIAEQEIGHALLQEVVGYAETSMNRRKYLLHYFGEDFDEVNGLGADMDDNSRNPKKKHEAKDNVVLLLKVVRDTLQKYKSKEVVNTIIGKENALLTSHKTHLLPYFGIGKDKNAAYWMALIRQVLVVNFIKKEIEQYGVIKLTKKGENFIKNPTSFLMTEDHIYNEENDQAIVTNAKSSGGVADEKLVSLLKNLRKKVAIKQGVPPFAVFQDPSLDDMALKYPITLTELATVHGVGEGKARKFGKDFIQLITNYVDENDILRPDDLIVKSTGVNSGLKLSIIQNTDKKLPLDDIAKSKGLEMNELIKEMEVIIFSGTKLNIDYALDDLLDEDQQEEIHEYFMEAETDDIEEALSEFDGDYDEDELRLMRIKFFNEVGN
- a CDS encoding KpsF/GutQ family sugar-phosphate isomerase: MKNQSSIITNAKKTILAESNAIANLANFINIDFENAVKYIYNFKGRVIVTGIGKSANIATKIVATFNSTGTPAIFMHAADAIHGDLGNVLEDDVVICISKSGNTPEIKVLVPLIKNYGNKIIAITGNIDSFLGKNADFTLNTYVEKEACPNNLAPTTSTTAQLVMGDALAVCLLELKGFTSKDFAKYHPGGALGKRLYLRVSDLIEKNDLPQVSENDTIAKVIVEISEKRLGVTAVVKDKKVIGIITDGDIRRMLSKTTKIDDFVAKDIMGKNPKTIHKDAMAVEALDTMENNSITQILAVDDANNYVGVVHLHDLIKEGIF
- the tatC gene encoding twin-arginine translocase subunit TatC, producing the protein MAKQQKEMSFLGHLEELRWHLVRSAGAVFIFAVVFFIFAEEVYNHFLLAHLKPDFITYQIFCEFFNLFGMDSDFCVVNFNEKKLQSIKVTSQLMNSIWSSFILGIVVAFPYLLWELWRFIAPGLTEKEVSKSRGFIFIASLLFFIGVLFSFYVIAPISINFLYNYQITDAIENSFTLESHISLVTNMLLGVSVLFELPVLIYFLTKIGLITPEFLKKYRKHSLVVVLVLAAVITPPDVASQIVVAIPILILYEISIKVSQRVIKNQEKNANKR
- a CDS encoding carboxymuconolactone decarboxylase family protein, which codes for MPTNVKEFNEYRAKMNEKILASDNKVIKRIYNLDTNTFKAGHLPEKTKELLGLVASAVLRCDDCIAYHLETAFKNGVTKEEMMETMSIATLVGGTIVIPHLRRAVEFWELLENE
- the lptB gene encoding LPS export ABC transporter ATP-binding protein, with the translated sequence MILRAENIEKIYGSRKVVQGISLEVQQGEIIGLLGPNGAGKTTSFYMIVGMVKPNHGKIFLNDIEITNDAMYKRAQKGIGYLAQEASVFRKLSVEDNIMSVLQFTGLSKKEQKIKLESLIEEFNIGHVRKNRGDLLSGGERRRTEIARCLASDPNFILLDEPFAGVDPIAVEDIQSIVAQLKNKNIGILITDHDVQATLAITDKTYLMYNGSILKEGTPEELAADEMVRKVYLGKDFELKKRKFF